GTTACTGCAACCGAGCACTGGCAGTATACTCAAGGCATTGCAATTCCTCAATTATGACTACTAGGATCCTTTTGACGTGACtgatatttatcttatttgGAATGCGGTAAGTAAGTATTGTGTAAATAGATACATATTCGACTGCCACACAAGAAATTCCAACGCTCAAACAGTCTAGCCTCTATTAGTGTACATAGCAATGGGCTCGTCAAATCCCATAGTGAATAATCCTAcagagatattatattacgTTCCTCCGATCGTTTCGTTTCAAACTTGAAGCTCGTGACCATTCTCCTGCCGATTTCCGTAGCCTGTTGCCCAGACTTATACTGGCAGCTGAAAGGCCCTGCATTCGCGAGGGAAAAGAGGGCTCAACTCTCTCCCAGTTACGAGGCACCTTTGCGTCGTCGTCGCTATCATCCAAGGCTGGACCAGGCAGCATCATCATATGCCTTTGCCCCTTGAGCATGGCTCCCTGCAGAGCTGACCATGATTCAACCTGGCCATCTGCTGCCTCCTCCACACAGTTGCACTCGTCGCCTGCGGGGCATTGCGTTTCGCCAGCAGCATGCCACTCTGCTAGACACGCCTCGTGGCTTGCGCAACCACAAGCCAAGCATGGCGGGAAGAGAGCATCCACAGGCTCAAGGCAGTACACACATGTGAGCTGATTCTGAGTTTGATGACAACGATCACATGTTCCAACAGCACCACCAACCTTGGAGTCACTGGAAGTATAACGAAGTGGTTCCAGCTGGATTTCGTGTATGCGGCACATCCCTGTGACATCAAGGCCGCGACCTGAAGCAAGCAACGCTTGAAGCTGATCCTTCTTGCCCATGGCGATGGGCGATGAGTTATGTGCTTTGCCATCGTGACCAGCGCCTGACTCATGGAAGTTGTCGTCAACATGCCCTCCAGTCATGTCCTCCTTGAGTGAATTGAACTTCATAATCTCGAGTCTGGAGAGTGGTTGATTCCACATTTGCAGCATTTCAGCATACGCATATCGATAACGAGCATGGACATCGGCCTGACTGGACTCGAGCATGGATATGTTCAGCCAACCATCATCGTCGAATGCGGTTTGATCCTCCATTGTGACGGCAATCTTTGTGGGCACAAGTGACAGATAATCATCCCTCCGataatcatcatcatccaaagAGGTTCTCCCACCATTCGAGTCCATCGCGGTCGACGCACTCCATGTAACATTGCCTGGAGCCAGACTGCTGAGAATCGTTTCAGCAGGGCTGGGTCTCTTTCTTACGTGATTTGGAGGTGACGACGAGCTGACTCCTGCAAACGAACGCGGCAGGTTGGCAGCAAAAGCTGATGCCAGTCCCGAGTTTGCTCTATTTAGAAATCGTGTGTTTGGAGACGTAGACACGCTGGGCGGTGCCTCAACCTCCCCCAAATACCCCTTGAATTTATTTGGCGGCGTTTCTCCACAAGAGTACGAGTTCGATGCTGCATCGCCACCCCATATGCCGTCGTCTGATGCCTGAGATCCAGAATAGTGGACAGGAGTGTGCACTGTCATCGGTGTTGTAATAGCTGAGTTCGTATAACTGCGTCCACCAATATTCCATAGTGAGGCATCAGTGGGGAAGTAGTCTAGCGAGAAAGCTGGTGCCTTGAAAGGGAGGGGAGTCTCGGGTTGCGGTAGATGAGATTCAAAGTAAGCCACACTGTCTGCAGCAGAAGATTCGCTGAATATACAAGAAAGCATTGCCAACATTTGGATGTCCGCAATCTTCTCATAGTATGCAAAAAGGTCCATGATGAAGTCCCTGGCCAAGGGATGCTTACCCCATTTGACTCTGCCCGACAACGCACCTTCATGTCTTTCCAAAAAAGAGTCAAGAGGAGAAGTATCGGCATTGCATCTGGAAACCACATCGTGGGCGATTACCAGAATAGAATCGCGCCTCTGATTGTGGGCGAGTATCTCGAGCGGAACACCCTTCTTTAATAGAAGCGCAAGATATCGCCAGACATCAACCAGATCTCGAGCGTTGTACTTCTCAGCAACCTTTGCATTGTGCTCACAGACCTCGGCTCCATCGCCAAAGATGGCGTACTCACGCGCAAATTCCTCTTTCGAGGGGAGAAGACCACGGAAGTCATGTATCGAGATTAGGTTCTTAGGCCGACCAGGCCTGCGACGACTTGTGCCAGTGCCAGTACCAGTGCCTACTCCTGTACCACCGCCACTCGAGCGTATTGATCTGTCTTCGCTCCATGTTTTCCTAAACTGGCGGCTAGGGTGATACCAGAGATTAATCTTATGCATTGACGTAGACTCTGAATCGctcgaagatgatgaggatgaagatgatccaGAGGCAGACGTATCAGAATCCCCGCTGGATGCGGAACTGTCTTCCGCCATGAAACGTTGTCGAGGCCCAAGATCATGTGCGATTCTGCCAAAGCCCGCAAAGAATGGTTCCCCCTTAGGGCGTTCCCTATAAGCGTCCATAGTGGTTGTGAACAATGCGCGCGCCTTTTCCTCTTTGGAGGGGAAGAAACAGATCAATCGTCCGTTGTGTGAGAACCTGGCACCGCAGGTCCTGGGTGGCGGTGGCACGATTGTCCTATTCGGAGGCGCAAGCGCGGTATCCAGCTCGTTATGAGGGGGCAGTTCTTGAGACATGGATGCTGAACCGCCGGCGGGGATATCCTCGTCGGATTCACTAGAGCTCTCGTCCGCTAAgccatcaagttcatcatctAAATCTCGAACATTCTTGAAGAAAGTTGTGCTGCtttcaagatcaacttccCCAAGGAGATACGTAAAGGCAACCTCAAGGcaattcttttttctttgcAGGAACTGATTGGCCAGTTGCTGAATCTCGCGATCAATCTTTTTGTGAGTCTCTGCAGGCATGAAGGACGATTTTTCAACATAGAACTTTGGTGCCCTTGTCTTGGGATAGCCGACTGGAATATCAATCCGAACCTTAATGAATATAGTTTCTCCATCGGCGCCCCAGGGGCCGTTCAGTGAGGCGTTGAGAGTCAAACTGTCCATATCAATGTTGTCCCATCTCACTTTGGGAAGTTGATGGCTGATGCGTAGAAGTTCCTCCTGAATAGATTCAGGTTCTGCCCACTCATCGTCAGGGTATCCATGGCCAAAGATACCCGAGTCTTTTGATAAGTGTCGTTTGGCGCTCGTTGACGCCTTTCTCTTAGTCATGGCAATTCCTTTCATCCATCCTATTTGCGACTGGTTACGATCGACGGATCTTCCAGATACCTTGGCCTTCATTGAAGGACCTCGCCATGCCATCGATGCACGGTGGCTTTGAGTTGTGCCTGATCGCATTCCTAGGGTAAGAGCACTTTGCTTATGATAGCTGGTGCCAGGCCGGTGATCACTCATTGTAGCAGATTTACGATCGCGATCCGTACTTTCGTCTACTGTACGGAAAGTCTTGTATGTTGCGCCTTTTCGAGTGATACTGATTGCTGGATCGGCTGGCATGCCGCGTTTATGGCCGATAGCGGCGAAGATCTTGGGGTCGATGCATTGAAGCTTTAGTTCGTTGTCTGTGCCCCAAGAGACGAGCTGGAATTCACGGTTGTCTTTACCGTCGTCAGTTATGCCGCCACGGCACCTCCACAGAAATTCCTTTGCTTTGTGATCTCCGTGCCCCGGCCAGACATCGATTGGTTGACTTGTCACTTTCGATTCTGGTTCAAAGTTGGTGTCGTAGAGATAAAGGTCACCCGGTTCGTTCTGGGGTATTGCGAGGAGGCCGTGTCCGAAAGGTGTGTGACGAGCTCTCCACACTGGAAAGCCAGTTTCAATGGTATGTTGCAAGGGCTCTTCCGCAGTATAGTCCCAGAAGTTGATCCTCTTGTCGATGGAACAGGAGACAATAGCCTTCGGGTCAGATCGATTCCAGTCCAGGCCATATATCTTGGATTTGTGAGCTTTGATAGATTTTAGAGGCTCAGAAGAACGGCGTTCATCCCAAATATGCAACCATCGATCGTGAGCAGAAGCGAGGATGTGAGATGCTTGGCGGTTGTATTTGACCTGAGATGCACCAGCAGTCCAATCGCAGAAGGTCAAAACAGGCTGGCGTGGTCTTCGAAGATCCCATGCGTGAATATAGCCATCTACTGAGCAGGTCGACAAGAGGTCTGGATGGTGAGCAGACCAGTTGACGTCTGTAATAGCACGACTGTGGCCTTGAAGAGAATGTTCTATGGCACCTGAACTCGAGTCTTCCCTGCGATTTAGATTCCACACCAGGGCACGATGATTGGCGGCTGAGACGATCCAGTAGTCGCGAGCAGCAAAGGGTGACCATTGGACATCCACAACCAGCCACGGAAGGCCATGAGTTCTCAGTCGCCGGGGAGGGCTATATGGCGAGTCAAGATCTATGATTGCCAATCCATCAGGCCTAGTTTGTTGTTAGAATCTATCAATTCAACAGTACACTTTTAACCTACGAAGCCAATGCGACGTCTCGCCCAGCAGGAGAGATAGTGGCTGAGCCGACTAGGCCATCAACATGAATGGTGCCATCTGACTCAAAACTTTCGCTCTCGTAGGCAGATTTGATgaccttgcccttcttgggAGCGTCAGCGAGTTGGTCGAAGGAGGGCATGGTGATGCGTATCTCGAGAGGGTATCACGACGTTCCTCATATCGCAACTCATATGAGGTAAGGAGAGGAGACACGGCGAACTGCCACTGAATGGCTTTGAATCATGTCATAATCCACAAGAGGCCAAAAAGGGATAGAGGCGTTTGATTtcagcagaggagaagagttGCTCAGGGCAAGGTATTCTTCAGTACGAACGTTGTATGAAGATGTTATTAATGAAGCTGCTCACCTGAACTCGCGTTCCTCACTGGATGAATGATTGACAGGAGGTGGTCAGAGCGCGCGACGTCGTTCCACAAGTACCACACCTGCTGTTTGAAGTGTTGTGGTACATCCCCCGCCATTGCCTGTGAGTAGAGTTGAGCTTGTCCAGGTTCAGCACTTAACGGAACCTTCCGCGACCTTCATTGGGCACATGCCGTAGGAATGGTTGTATGACAGCGCCTAAAAGGACATGTACTTTTAAGTACAATTCCTTATAATGGATGCATATGGCTTATCTATCTACCATCTTTGCCTAACCATTTGTTGATAGTCGTCACTTGATTTGAATGATCAGGTGTTAAACAATTCTATTCATTTGTGACGCGCTGCCAGAATACTTCTTTCATTTAATCACTTCCATCGGGTTTTAGATTGCTTGCTCCCCGATAATACTGGGCTCTACCTGCCACTGCGACTGCCCCGCCGTCGACCTGAAGTGCCCGCCTTAGGTATTTCAAGCATTCAACTTCAGACCTCACCCAACCACGACCCTTCTATACGTAACTCTTTCGAAAGCTAACGCTACGACGACACGATACCTTACGAACAAGCACTCACCGAGATAAGAACCGCATCCCCCGGTCTCGAACTGTATCGAAATTCCTTCACATACCCACCGAACTCCACCATGGCTCTCCCCAAGCGCATTATTAAAGAGACAGAACGGCTCATGGCCGAGCCGTAGGTCATCCCCGAGGCTACATGTCTTGCGCCTTGACTTCGTAACCTAACACTCGTCGCGATACAGTGTTCCAGGAATCAGTGCCGTTCCTCACGAGGATAACCTCCGATATTTCGATGTCCAAATTCACGGTCCCGCCCAGTCTCCGTATGAGGGTATGTTTTGTGTCACTACAGATTGATTTGCCGACTAATCGAAATTTCAGGTGGTGTTTTcagcctcgagctcttcctccCCGACGATTATCCAATGACTCCTCCCAAGATTCGATTCCTGACCAAGATTTTCCACCCAAACGTCGATAAGCTTGGTCGTATTTGCCTCGATGTCCTCAAGAGTGGGTTGCATATCAGGATGCATACATGTCTGGAACGGCCAAGCTCACAAACACTGCAGATAACTGGTCTCCCGCTCTTCAGATCCGAACTATCCTCTTGTCGATCCAGGCCCTCCTCGGTGCTCCTAACCCGGATGACCCTCTCGCTGCAGATGTGGCCAAGAGCTGGAAGGAGGATGAGCAGGCCGCTATTGCAACCGCCAAGGAATGGACTGCCCAATATGCGAAACCTTGAGGGAAAATGATACAGTAGGATTAAatacaaaaaaaaaacagaaTTTGAATAGTTATGGATGATCAAGTTGGGAGAGCAAATGCTGGAGTTTAGGGGCCAAGTGATGTCTCATGGAGATACTTTCCACTGACTTTGAGCGGGTACAATGGCACTTGCAGGTTtgctcttggtcttgtctgATAGACCTGAATACTTTTGCTGTGAAGAAACGCATCGTTATTTTGTCTAGTTTCATGCTGATACTTTTAAGAATACCTGCCGCGTGTTCGGTGTGGAGGGATCGTATCCAACTCCCACTCCAGGCAGCTCCTTGTGACATTTCAGTTACTAGTGGGTTGTTCTTCACCGTATCTCTACCACTACGACACGCCAGAGTCATGATCTGAACCTTGTTCTCTAAGTAAATCAGAAGTTGATTGAGTTGGGACGTTACAAGCCAATCGCCTTAAACGTAATCTGCTGTCACGCAACCGTCGTTGGCTGAACAAAGCTCAACAAATCAGTACCTTGTATCGTACGAAGGGAACCTGCGATCCATCTCTCTATGTACCCTGTCTCCTTTTCTGATAGATGTAGACAACTTTGGTATCGAGACCCACGCTCACAAGATTGTATGGTTTGGTAAGTGAATAGGCCTTGAAAGAATTATGAAAAAGTCAAAATGTACATACTAAAACTGGAATATCTACTGTTTTTCTGTTTATTCACTCCTCCCCTTTCCGTTGATTCAACTCCTTCTATCTTCTGTTCGTTGCTCTATGGCGTGACACTATTTCTACTTCACAACCATTTATCCCCCACAGTTCTTAATGCAGTTCAAGTATAGCAACTCAAGTCTGGACAGGCAGCTCACTGCTGCCGCTGACGATGACTTAGAACCTGGCTCCATTTCAGAGAAAGTTTTGAGTTACTCTATTGATCCTCAGAACAAGACTGTCTACGGTATCTTTCAAATCTTTGCCCATAACAAGAGTGATGTGAACGAGAAGACAACCTATATCCTTGTTCCTGCACCAGGTGGTAGGATGGTATGTTTCTCCTTGACCATAATCCAACGGTAAGTTAACAGGATACAGGGGTATTGGGTAGTCAGTATTGCCAACCATTCTATTGAACAAATTCTTGTTCTCAGGAAGATCTGTGCCGACTTGAAGAATCTCTGTTACTCTATATCCGCCGAGGACTGGAATTCTCTGACCTATGAGGGTTAGCAGATTCGAATAATGTCTATCCTCCCTTCATCCCCAATTCGACAGAAAGTTCTGTGCGATAAGAACAAGTGGTGTCATTCTATCGAACGACCCCCCGACAATGTATTCAATGAGGGGTTATCATGGCAGGCCCCAAAATCTGTTCTTGAAAACGCTTTTCATGGCTTGCATGATACTCGGCGCGAATCTTTGAGAACAGCAAATCCCTCTTCGAAAACTATGACTGTCCCGAGGAAGATTAAAGCCTCAACTTATCCACGGCTTGGTATCTGAAATACATTCCAATATTTTACAGCCTTGAATTATGTTTAACAAAGTAGGTCGTTGTTTCTTTCTGCTTTTTTATTGTTCTACTGGAGGGTCTGAATGGCTTACTGAAGCACGTTGTCACAGTGGAAGAGGCAGTGGAGAGAACAATCATACAACAGATCAAAATCTCCTATGCTAGGAAGTAATGGAAAAGCCACGCCTCGTTCGGGTTTATCTTCTACTACTTTAGAAGCCATCGTAATCCCTCCAACATATGTTTCTCGCAGGCCAAGGCATGATCGAGGTGAGGAGCCTTGAGCCAAAAGGTATGCGGCCAGCCCACCTCCACTTGGACTTTAACATCGATACCTGCTTCCCTTAGAATCATGGCATAGCATAGTCCATCCGAGTATAGGGTGTCGTTTGAAGTGAGCTGAATCCAAGTACGAGGGTGTCCCTGGAGCTCATCTTCTGAAACCTCAAGAGGAAGTTTCTCAAGACCATCCCTAGGTGTGTTTCGGTGTAGATATCCGCCCAATGATGTGATGAACGTTTGAGACACGCTTGTGTGATATGGACGTAACTTTTCAGGTACAAATTCCTCGCCACTGGCTCTGTCTCCTGTGACTGGACACCTCAGTAGAAGTCCATGAATGGAACCTGGAGGAGCTGCTTGCGCCACTGCAGATGCCATCTGTCCACCACTCGAGCTTCCGACAACAATAGTTTTTATCTTTGGATTGTGGAATTTTCGAAATCCATCCAAGCTGTCAGAACGACACACGGTAGCTGGATTCTGAGGCAATAGGCGATATCCCACCGAGTAAAGTCGAATCCTGGCAATGCCTGACTTGACAATATGTCTGCATGATAGTTCTTCGCTATCCGCCTCGCCAACCCTCAGACCACCGCCGTGGTAAAATATAACGATAATCTCCGGCTCCTCAGCTTCGGTACCTGTAAGGTCTAGTTGAAGGACAGGGATTGGATGCCCATCCACAGAAGAGGGAATAGTGAACTCTTTCTTAGTAACTCCTTGGGAGAGCTCATGATCTCGGGTTCCAGACGCCGTAACTTGAGCATATAAGTCGCGGCATTCCTGAGCATAAATCGGTTGCCGTTCTTCTACACTGTTGAATACTCTAGGAGGGCctttcttcttgacctcttcTTCATGTGCCAGCCAGGCAGCGTCTAACTGCGGTGCCGTCTTAAAGACATAGCTTTCGAGTTCCGGATCTGGAAAGACCATGATAGCTGTTGATCTTGTATTTTGATAAAGTCAGTGATTCGAGAAGTTTTCGCAAATAGTGACCATACGTTACGAGGGATATATAGCGTATCGTGTAAGTCGGGGTATTCAGGCTAAAGGCCGACACGTGACCCTGATATTGCTGTAGGACTCCCAGCAAAGATACTGCATGAGACCAGAGCTAGGTCTGAGGATTTAGAGCCTTACAGTTTTGATCAATAACATTCTTTGAGTGGAGGGCCCTCAGATTGGAATAGCCGAACTTCGGTTAAACAAAGAAGATAGAGTTCAACGGCTAGAAAGCTAACCTATAACAAACCCATATAAAGCTCAATCTTCACAATTCGACTCCTGGAATTCAAATATCAACAAATATTCCAGATAGTTTATTGCCTTTCATGTAGTCCGACACaggacttggacttgagTTTCAGGTTGTCTTCGGATATAGGGTATGGAAAGAGATGTGTAATGATGCAGATGAGTGAAACGTTGCCGAACAGAATGAACTTCATCGGATGGGGTGTGCTTTTACAGTTGGATTACGGTTCACTTTAAGTACATCAAGAAATAGCCCTGTGCGTTGGGTATATCGGAATTCGGCCTATGCCTCCCTCGTATTGTTCAACCTCCTGAAAAAACTGTCTTCATACCCGATAGGTGTTGGGCCACACATCGACGAAGGAGTGAAGATTCATTCCAAAATTAGTCCTCAAACAGCAGCTGAAGGTGGCGAGAACAAAGACCAAGGATGCTCGGTTTGAATTGGGCAATTAAGAGACATAAATTTGAGAAGTCTAAGGTTAGTCTGGGAACTGAGAACCTGAACACTATGCTTCACATCGAACCGCATTCTCAATATCCCAATAAGAATTCATTATGAAGCACAGAGGAAAAATTGTAGCGGATTGGGTATGAGACAAGCCGGGTTCTCCCTCGGGATCTCGTATCTACAATGCTAGAGTACACAACGCGAAGCCGGAAAAGGTATATCGCGATTCGTTTAAACCACAGCCAAGTCGCCAAACTTCTCCTGCAGTGGGTGTTAGTGCTGTCATCTCCTCCGTCAATCGGACAACATACCTTGTATCCTGGCACCATCCATCGGCCCTTGGAAACGAGCTGAGCAGTCTTCTCGTCGATAGACTTCTCGGCAGCGGCAACCTCGTCCTATAACTTGTGAGAATCGACCCAATGGTCTCAGCTTCGGTGGTACGTACGACAGTGAGTTCCTCGAATGGTCGAGCCTCCTCAATGTTCTTGAGAGTAGCGGCAAGatccttgagctcaaggtcAACGGCCTCCTTGGTAGCCTCGGCGTTCTTGACAGCCTCGGCCTCAAAAGCGTCGATGGCCTTCAGTTGTCGGCTGACATCGTAGGTGACAGGCTTGAAGGCGCTGAATCGCTTCTCGATCTCATCGATGATAGCCTGGTTCTTGAGGACGGATCGGTACTGGGAGAAATCGACGGTGGTGGGCTGCTCCTGGAGCTGCTGAACCTTGCGGCGGACGTCCTCGTTGCGCTTCTTGAAGGCCTGCAGGGAGGCAACGGTCTGGCCACGGAGACCGAGGGAGCTGGTGACCTTGGTCCAGTCAAGCTTGAGAGCTGCGCTTCGCTGTCGGAGAAGGGGAAAATTAGCTCAACGCATCCTAGGACGTAGAGGCGCACGATCGGGACCGGGGGAAAATTTCGACAGCACCTGCGATCAGTCACACGCGCCAATTGATGAATTGAACTTACAGTCGCCATTTTGAGGAAGGTTACGATGTCGAGAGAGCGGAGAGGATAATCTTGATTGACTGTTGATGACTTTGCCGAAGTTCAGGGAACTACCGGGCACTAGGAAGTCACGTGCTTCTACTCAAATATCCGGCGGGCGGCGTTTTCGGACCCCTCATTGACGTCGGCTCAGGATGAGTGAGGACAACTGGAAGAGAGGACATTGAAGCTCAAAAGCTGATCATTGGCGAGAGAATATTGAGTGATGAAGTTCAAGATGCCAAAAAATCCTACAGATTGGATTATGGTAACCCAATGTAGACAGCAATTAGCAATTGCTGGAATAAGTAGTCATGAGATACATCGCTCAAAAAACGAAGATCAAGATAGTCACAATTGGTCCAAGAATATAATATCACGCATGATCAAAATTTCAACAGCATTCTTTGACGGATTTTTGGGTGTTATTCCCCTTCAATTGTTTCCGTTATTTGGCATCAACTCCATTCCGCAGGGTACAGTTCGCCAAGAACTAATACAAGAGCCCAATGTTCGTCCCATGTACATGCTTTTTCGGATGATCGTCCAGCAGAAGCTCATG
The window above is part of the Fusarium oxysporum f. sp. lycopersici 4287 chromosome 8, whole genome shotgun sequence genome. Proteins encoded here:
- a CDS encoding ubiquitin-conjugating enzyme E2 35, translating into MALPKRIIKETERLMAEPVPGISAVPHEDNLRYFDVQIHGPAQSPYEGGVFSLELFLPDDYPMTPPKIRFLTKIFHPNVDKLGRICLDVLKNNWSPALQIRTILLSIQALLGAPNPDDPLAADVAKSWKEDEQAAIATAKEWTAQYAKP
- a CDS encoding ATP synthase subunit D, mitochondrial, yielding MATRSAALKLDWTKVTSSLGLRGQTVASLQAFKKRNEDVRRKVQQLQEQPTTVDFSQYRSVLKNQAIIDEIEKRFSAFKPVTYDVSRQLKAIDAFEAEAVKNAEATKEAVDLELKDLAATLKNIEEARPFEELTVDEVAAAEKSIDEKTAQLVSKGRWMVPGYKEKFGDLAVV